TAGTCTTGtgttattattacttattatgaTGAGAAAACTAATATTATGATTTGTTTTCCAGATACAGAACTTGTCTACAAGAAAATGGTCACTCAGCTGTGTGCAGCATATGGACATGAATACACGGATGAACTTATGATGAAGGTTTTAGGAGGAACTGAGCAGCGTTTGTCTGAGATTCTATGCAAGGAATTAAATCTTCCAGTATCTGCAAAACAATTTAGAAATCAATTACTGGAACTAGGCGATACAATGCTTGCTGGCAGTCCGCTGTTAGATGGTATgttacttgtttttattaatgCTAATTTCAAAGACAGATGCTTGAATGTATATTAATCAGTTGGTGTAGCATGGCCTCACACTGGACGAGATCCCATGGGAGCCAGCCAACTCAGATTTGACTTTACCTACAGCTAGATTAGTTCACACAATACCACTGTTTTTAACCCCCAACTATCTGTGGTATTCTCATGGCATTATAGATATCAAATATGTTGTTTATCAAGATGGTCTTAGATCAACTTGCTAGATGGCACTCATTTAGTTTGTCGGGAGTTTGAAATgataatggtaattttttgggcTGTTTCAGGGGCAGAAAAATTAATAAAGCACTTGCACAAAAGCAAAGTTCCATTTGCATTAGCAACTTCCTCTAGTAAAAGATCTGTGGTTACTAAGGTAGCTGCACATAAAgagtttttcaatttatttaaccATATGGTCATGGGAAGTAGTGACCCAGAGGTAAAATTTGGAAAGCCAAATCCGGACATATTTCTAGTTGCTGCTGCGCGATTTCCTGACAAACCACACCCATCCCAGGTAATCACCAAagggtcattccaccgtttcgggtgttacacttgaactcttaaaataaggttttattcgatattgtaacaggaactaggaggttataactattgattcatctactactttgataatattttcttttcctgtacacacataattaaagtataagagcaataacgagagactcactaaaaagtagctgtttcgggcgttacgggaattggcctataccttctgaccatcagtagcaaaatgcataatttagcgaattttgtcaagtaacctccagttttatttatgtcaagtaataatagttagtatagtctactgaaaaactgaagtaacacttagtatcacttttcaattaattttaataaaataaattacctgtttcgggtgttactcatggttcgtttcgggtgttacgagtacgaaattaagacagatttatacgaaattatggctcattttattgaaattattgtctttttaataaattcgattaaaaacataagtaataaatgctgaatgattataaaatacattaatcttaacaataaaaactgtttctcgaagatatcataattatttttctttcgatgcgaatattaccgaaaatattcacttaatcaaaaaatggttgatggtgacacctattcattttgaaagatctatccaacgacaccccacatcacaggattaaagtcgcaaaaaaattaaaaatattttgtacaggagcaaacctaaaaaaaaatattttttgtaatttttgtgttactactttgtcgccatgattgatttatgtatccatgacaaattgcagctttctagcactaaccatcacggagaaaagccggggactgacaggcggacgatcaacacgtttcgggtgttacacaacttcaaactttaaaacatacgactaaagcagacgctaaaacaacaactattacacatttgtataggttcacatcatagcctttctttggcaaaacatgtttggctatagttaattacgggaaaagttacacatacttttatctctttttcgtttcgggtgttactttgagaccacagtctagaatactcttctaaaagccgattaatccatgctttttaatatttttaaagacaaattataaaattacgatattttacctgaaataactgcgggaaatttctaacagtttacagttactttctttttaattagtcttgccaatatcgctgtataaaattagttttacgcctatcatttaaacgttgcgatcaagtacatgaaaagcacgtaaaaattgtttttttttcggttttttttttctgacatgaaggtttggtatgttttctatggaaataggttagtgttgacttcttaaactaattttcatttttgaacccttagtagcgtttattatggaatgacccCAAAGCATAAATTAATTACAGTCATGTCACCAACATGTCACCTAATGtttatatgtaattatgtatatcatcaggtgacaagcaaaactcactaattactaccacaagttaatagccatagtgaaccatattaatacctaaataaggttgatttttgtttaatatttttttagtaagtagtgagttttgcttgtcacctgacgatatgttcaattaattaaaaacaaaaacaaacctaaGAAGATTGGGACCAAAACACCCAAAAAAGGAATAGAAAAACGTTGTGTGGGAGcctcttatttattttaattttattgtttgttattgcagcaatataaaaaaaccggccaagtgcgagtcggactcgcgttccaagggttccgtacattacccaatttttaacaatgtatttttaggGATccttacctcaaaaggaaaaaacggaacccttatcttataggatcactcgtgcgtctatctgtctgtcacatcctattttctcggaaactactggaccaattaagttgaaatttggtacacatatgtaaattagtgacccaaagatggacatgtaacgtaaacaaatgaattgtAAACATGGGGGTTATGGTTCTTGACATAAAGCCCCTGACAGAGACAGACATACTATATGTCCTCCTTGCATGGAACCCTCAAAATACAGACATTCTTTATTGTTTAGAATCTAGTAAGGATTTTCTTCCATAGACCTTTTCTCAAACCTTAATATGCTTCTCAAAACTGAAGTTCTTTAATATTTACGGAATGTTTATACAAATACTtagtattttttgaatttcacctaaaaaaatcataaaaactagaaataaaaatatttttttacttaataac
Above is a window of Cydia splendana chromosome Z, ilCydSple1.2, whole genome shotgun sequence DNA encoding:
- the LOC134804875 gene encoding probable pseudouridine-5'-phosphatase — encoded protein: MYFCTKIVFKTVGRRFLSTNKFRSVTHCIFDMDGLLLDTELVYKKMVTQLCAAYGHEYTDELMMKVLGGTEQRLSEILCKELNLPVSAKQFRNQLLELGDTMLAGSPLLDGAEKLIKHLHKSKVPFALATSSSKRSVVTKVAAHKEFFNLFNHMVMGSSDPEVKFGKPNPDIFLVAAARFPDKPHPSQCLVFEDSPHGVTAGISAGMQVVMVPDPHLDRKLTEHATIVLPTLSKFQPELFGLPAMQ